From the genome of Corallococcus macrosporus DSM 14697:
GCCACCAGCAGTTCCAGGGGCGTCCGGTAGTCCAGCTCGATGCGGGCATCCGGCATGTCCGCGGCCAGCCGGTCCATCACCCGCACCGCGCGCTTTCGCTTCTCAGTGACTGTCTCACGTCCAGGCACGGCGCCGTTGTATGTCACACCGGCTGCGAGCCCAAGCACCGGTTGGGACTCACCCACGCGGAGAGCTTCATGAAGCGCATCGACTTCCGTTCAGACACCGTCACCCAACCCACGGCCGCCATGCGGCGCGCCATCGCGGACGCGGAGGTCGGGGACGACGTCTACGGCGAGGACCCCACCGTGCTCCGCCTGGAGGCCCAGGTCGCCGAGCGGCTCGGCCTGGAGGCCGCCGTCTTCGTGCCATCGGGCACGCAGGCCAACCAACTGGCCATCGGCGCGCACTGCCGGCAGGGAGATGAGGTGCTCACCGAGGCGGGCAGCCACATCCTCCACTACGAAGGCGGCGCGGTACCCGCCCTATGGGGCGTGCAGCCACAGCCCCTGCCAGGCGAGCGAGGCCTGCTGTCGCCCGAGGACGTGCGCGCGGCCGTGCGCGAGGACAACATCCACAATCCGCGCACGCGCCTGCTGTCGCTGGAGAACACGCACAACCGGGGCGGTGGCTCGGTGTGGCCGGTGGCGCGCTTCCGGTCCGTGGTGGAAGCGGCGCGCAAGGCGGGGCTGGCCGTCCACCTCGACGGCGCCCGGCTCTTCAACGCGGGGGTCGCGCTCGGCGTGCCGGTGTCCGCCTGGGCGTCGCTGACGGACTCGACGGCGGTGTGCTTCTCGAAGGGGCTGGGCGCGCCGGTGGGCTCGGCGTTGGCGGGGCGTGCGGACGTCATCCGCGAGGCGCGCAGGCTGCGCAAGCGCC
Proteins encoded in this window:
- the ltaE gene encoding low-specificity L-threonine aldolase is translated as MKRIDFRSDTVTQPTAAMRRAIADAEVGDDVYGEDPTVLRLEAQVAERLGLEAAVFVPSGTQANQLAIGAHCRQGDEVLTEAGSHILHYEGGAVPALWGVQPQPLPGERGLLSPEDVRAAVREDNIHNPRTRLLSLENTHNRGGGSVWPVARFRSVVEAARKAGLAVHLDGARLFNAGVALGVPVSAWASLTDSTAVCFSKGLGAPVGSALAGRADVIREARRLRKRLGGGMRQAGILAAAALHALEHHVDRLADDHANARRLAVGLAEVPGVKVDASRVETNMVFAEFSRPALEALSLLERHGVLTNPAGAPRTLRFVTHLDVSAADIDEALGRIRRAVS